Proteins from a single region of Cytophagaceae bacterium:
- a CDS encoding DUF1501 domain-containing protein: MKRRAFIRNSTMGLGVVSNLRIDKMHLSAFQPAMAYSENDNILVIVQLFGGNDGINTITPYEWDPYYTLYRPKLHIPQNSVIPISKEKGMAMHPSLKLGPNGGMVGLYNDGKLSVIHGVGYENPNYSHFRSTDIWLSGLVPNNDSSPLHTGWLGRYFDKYTEAEKPESPFCLQIGHNPSLMFRGENGEKSIVLENADEMYRQAQSVESDKISIGGSSYFQNEFNYVNDVGIQVNEYSKVIKKAFDNGKNIETYSDKSLSNQLKLVARLIDGGLKSKVYFVELGGFDTHSNQGGLDGLHGRLLAEMSEAISAFQSDIEKLGHAKKVIGITTSEFGRRPYENGSMGTDHGSSNLMFAFGTEVKGEIFGWHYIFLPFRDHQNLRFSVDFRSIYYEIMVSWFGQSSDFAEKVLGSKFAYVEQKGFIKVTKEDPTLPPPPEVPKQNADPNSPENINNPSVIDQGDTFVLYPNPVQGNDAFINMTLYFPATVTITQSFSNGQVMGQLHKKKYRSGLFNLYLELLGGPGLYILTIRVDNRLHYLKCLKI, translated from the coding sequence ATGAAAAGAAGAGCCTTTATAAGAAATTCGACTATGGGCCTGGGGGTTGTTAGTAATCTCAGGATCGATAAAATGCATCTGAGTGCTTTTCAGCCAGCAATGGCTTATTCCGAAAATGACAATATACTTGTAATTGTCCAACTTTTTGGTGGAAATGACGGTATCAATACCATAACTCCCTATGAATGGGATCCGTATTATACTCTTTATCGTCCTAAATTACACATTCCTCAAAATTCGGTGATTCCAATAAGCAAGGAAAAAGGAATGGCTATGCATCCAAGCCTAAAATTGGGCCCCAATGGAGGAATGGTTGGCTTGTACAATGATGGCAAATTGTCAGTTATTCATGGAGTGGGTTATGAAAACCCAAATTACAGCCATTTCAGATCAACAGATATTTGGTTAAGCGGGCTTGTACCAAACAACGATTCTTCACCTCTTCATACAGGGTGGCTGGGAAGATATTTTGATAAATATACTGAAGCTGAAAAACCCGAAAGCCCGTTTTGTCTGCAAATAGGTCATAACCCCTCATTAATGTTTAGAGGTGAAAATGGCGAGAAGTCTATAGTGCTTGAAAATGCAGATGAAATGTACAGGCAAGCACAGTCGGTGGAATCTGATAAAATAAGTATCGGTGGGTCTTCTTATTTTCAAAACGAATTCAACTATGTAAATGATGTCGGAATTCAGGTCAATGAATATTCAAAAGTTATAAAAAAAGCTTTTGATAATGGCAAAAATATTGAAACTTACTCTGATAAGTCACTTTCAAATCAACTCAAACTCGTGGCCAGGCTTATTGACGGGGGGCTAAAATCTAAAGTTTACTTTGTAGAATTGGGAGGATTTGATACCCATTCCAATCAAGGTGGTCTCGACGGATTACATGGCAGGCTTCTTGCCGAAATGAGCGAGGCAATCAGTGCCTTTCAATCTGATATTGAAAAACTTGGACATGCCAAGAAAGTAATCGGAATCACAACATCTGAATTTGGGCGAAGGCCTTATGAAAACGGTAGTATGGGTACCGACCATGGCAGTTCTAATTTAATGTTTGCGTTTGGAACAGAAGTAAAAGGAGAAATTTTTGGCTGGCATTATATTTTTCTTCCCTTCCGAGACCACCAGAATCTCAGATTTAGTGTCGATTTCAGAAGTATATATTATGAAATAATGGTAAGTTGGTTTGGTCAAAGTAGCGATTTTGCAGAAAAAGTACTGGGTTCTAAGTTTGCTTATGTAGAGCAAAAGGGTTTTATTAAAGTTACAAAAGAAGACCCTACTCTTCCTCCCCCACCCGAGGTACCAAAACAAAATGCTGATCCAAACTCACCCGAAAATATCAATAACCCTTCAGTGATTGATCAGGGGGATACATTTGTATTATATCCCAATCCGGTACAAGGAAATGATGCCTTTATCAACATGACTCTCTATTTTCCTGCCACTGTTACAATTACCCAAAGTTTTTCAAATGGGCAAGTAATGGGTCAACTCCATAAGAAAAAATATCGTTCAGGTCTATTTAATTTGTATCTTGAGCTTTTAGGAGGTCCAGGCCTATACATTCTTACAATAAGGGTAGATAACCGCTTGCACTATCTCAAATGTTTGAAAATTTAA
- a CDS encoding DUF1800 domain-containing protein, translated as MGSISRRDLWSSVFQGTIHRSKVSGSLDEYTIPLTRLQVQHLLRRASFNVTHDLINRYEGKRAGEIVEELFSNGDRNISPVPPFFVNDRLREPNNLSGKAKEDEEKKVALHRGEYNYTLGAWWVNLMKRDTASFLEKTTLFWHDHFATQFAICNNIPAISMYRQNDIFRKNYAGNFRTLLEKISIDGAMLLYLNGNENINEIPNENYARELMELFSLGVGNYTEQDIREAAKILTGWKITMFYDEHVPYEAYLNADQFDKNPKLFMGEVFNVNYEINEKNVFEYSVKKLIDVILTKKGTEASKFISKKLYEYFVYANPEKTDATIIDQLAQILKNNNFEFKPMLKTLFKSQHFFDDLNIGVQLKSPAESIVGFTHHFDYSDLYTRNVMMALGLEILNPPNVAGWKGYRNWVSTKTLPATINFQKEILGGSSDSTLGDWIKNFTGYDDVSKLAPAILELFLARPVNATRLKKYQTVLTGGAPDYEWYEIVKNQEQAGQRVRSLIEEIIKAPDYYLY; from the coding sequence ATGGGCAGTATATCGAGAAGAGACCTTTGGAGCTCCGTTTTTCAGGGCACCATCCACAGATCAAAAGTTAGTGGAAGTCTCGATGAATATACAATTCCCCTTACAAGGTTACAAGTACAGCATCTTCTCCGCCGGGCATCGTTCAATGTCACACACGACCTTATCAACAGATATGAGGGTAAACGTGCAGGGGAGATAGTGGAAGAATTGTTTTCCAACGGCGACCGAAATATCAGTCCGGTTCCTCCATTTTTTGTAAATGATCGACTCCGGGAACCCAATAATCTAAGTGGAAAAGCTAAAGAAGATGAAGAAAAGAAAGTAGCCTTACACCGTGGAGAGTACAATTATACACTTGGGGCGTGGTGGGTCAATCTGATGAAAAGAGATACGGCCAGTTTTCTGGAAAAAACTACTTTATTTTGGCATGACCATTTTGCAACACAATTTGCCATTTGCAACAATATTCCCGCCATTTCGATGTATCGTCAGAATGACATTTTCAGGAAAAATTACGCCGGGAATTTTCGTACTTTATTAGAAAAAATTTCGATTGATGGTGCCATGTTGCTCTATCTTAATGGCAATGAGAACATTAACGAAATTCCAAATGAAAATTATGCCCGGGAACTAATGGAGCTTTTTTCTTTAGGCGTTGGGAATTACACAGAACAAGATATAAGGGAGGCTGCAAAAATTCTCACTGGATGGAAAATTACCATGTTTTATGATGAACATGTTCCTTATGAAGCGTATCTCAATGCAGATCAGTTTGATAAAAACCCGAAACTTTTTATGGGGGAAGTTTTTAATGTAAATTATGAAATAAACGAAAAGAATGTTTTTGAATATTCAGTAAAAAAATTAATTGACGTTATTCTAACAAAAAAAGGTACTGAGGCATCCAAATTTATTTCGAAGAAGCTATATGAGTACTTTGTTTACGCTAACCCTGAAAAAACAGATGCTACGATTATTGATCAATTGGCTCAGATTCTGAAAAACAACAATTTTGAATTTAAACCAATGCTCAAAACACTATTTAAAAGTCAGCATTTTTTTGATGACCTCAATATTGGGGTTCAGCTTAAGTCACCTGCCGAGAGTATTGTAGGATTTACGCACCATTTTGATTACAGTGACTTGTACACCAGAAATGTAATGATGGCTTTGGGTTTAGAAATTTTGAACCCTCCAAATGTAGCAGGATGGAAAGGCTACCGCAACTGGGTTTCAACCAAAACCTTGCCCGCCACAATAAATTTTCAGAAAGAAATTCTTGGTGGGAGTTCTGATTCCACTCTTGGTGACTGGATAAAGAACTTTACCGGATATGATGATGTGAGCAAACTCGCCCCGGCAATTTTGGAGTTGTTTTTGGCCCGACCAGTCAACGCTACACGGCTAAAAAAATACCAGACTGTACTAACTGGGGGAGCCCCTGATTATGAATGGTATGAAATCGTAAAAAATCAGGAACAGGCAGGACAAAGAGTAAGGTCTTTGATAGAAGAAATAATTAAAGCCCCCGACTATTACCTTTATTAA
- a CDS encoding helix-turn-helix transcriptional regulator encodes MERSKRGIQFCKETADLIYPKLLSVFDLEGMPRLVKFLEILDDLAKSKNLEFLSSDPIQIRNEVDSDRIKKVLEHVSENFRNPIKLDDVAQLANMSESAFSRYFKKRTRKTFSSFLTDIRIELHVNYCKMTN; translated from the coding sequence TTGGAAAGATCAAAACGTGGAATACAGTTTTGCAAAGAAACCGCGGACTTAATATATCCCAAGTTGCTAAGTGTATTTGACCTGGAAGGAATGCCAAGATTGGTAAAGTTTTTAGAAATCTTAGACGATTTGGCAAAAAGCAAAAATCTTGAATTCTTGTCTTCTGACCCCATTCAAATCAGAAATGAGGTGGACTCCGATCGAATCAAAAAAGTATTGGAACATGTAAGTGAAAACTTTCGAAATCCGATTAAACTCGATGACGTAGCACAACTGGCCAATATGAGTGAGTCGGCATTTAGCAGATATTTCAAAAAAAGAACCAGAAAAACATTCTCAAGTTTTTTGACCGATATTAGAATCGAATTGCATGTAAATTATTGCAAAATGACAAACTGA
- a CDS encoding AraC family transcriptional regulator, with protein MQNDKLSISQIAFDSGFYNLSNFYRQFKTTKKITPLAYRMNYID; from the coding sequence TTGCAAAATGACAAACTGAGTATCTCGCAGATAGCTTTTGACAGTGGATTTTACAACCTTTCAAACTTTTACCGTCAGTTTAAAACTACCAAGAAAATCACCCCACTGGCATATAGGATGAATTATATTGACTGA
- a CDS encoding pyridoxal phosphate-dependent aminotransferase produces MSTNLLADRINNLEESATLAMSKKSRELAALGHKVINLSIGEPDFKTPKHICDAAKDAIDAGFHAYTPVAGIPELRKVIAEKFKRDNNIDWKPENIIVSTGAKHSLANALAVMVNPGEEVIIFAPYWVSYSEMVKLAEGKSVVLEGAFENDFKVTADQLEAAITDKTKVVMYASPNNPTGSVYSEAELRAIAAVIEKHPNVYVLADEIYEYINFREEGHFSIGSIEAIKDRVITVNGMAKGFAMTGWRIGYIGAAKWIVDGIDKLQGQVTSGTNHIAQRASLVAWDDMTAAETMKRAYLLRRDLVVGLLKEIPGFKVNVPEGAFYAFPDVSYYFGKTDGTTTINNSDDLSMWLLEKSFVATVAGSGFGAPNCIRISTAASDEALKEAVGRIKTAILTLK; encoded by the coding sequence ATGAGTACAAATTTGCTTGCCGACAGAATCAATAATCTGGAAGAATCTGCAACTCTGGCAATGTCAAAAAAATCAAGAGAGCTGGCTGCTCTGGGACACAAAGTGATAAACCTTTCAATTGGTGAGCCTGATTTTAAAACACCAAAGCACATTTGCGATGCCGCAAAAGATGCCATTGATGCCGGTTTTCATGCTTATACACCAGTTGCGGGTATTCCTGAGCTGCGTAAAGTAATAGCCGAAAAATTTAAGAGAGACAATAATATAGATTGGAAACCTGAAAACATTATCGTTTCGACCGGAGCCAAACATTCTTTGGCCAATGCTCTGGCCGTGATGGTTAATCCCGGAGAGGAAGTTATCATTTTTGCTCCGTATTGGGTTTCATACAGTGAAATGGTGAAATTGGCTGAAGGAAAATCAGTGGTATTGGAAGGTGCTTTTGAAAATGATTTTAAAGTAACCGCCGACCAACTGGAAGCAGCCATCACTGACAAAACCAAGGTCGTAATGTATGCCTCGCCCAACAATCCAACGGGCTCAGTTTATAGCGAAGCTGAACTAAGAGCCATTGCGGCTGTGATAGAAAAACACCCAAATGTGTATGTTTTGGCTGACGAGATTTATGAATATATCAATTTCCGTGAAGAAGGCCACTTCTCAATAGGCTCTATCGAAGCCATCAAAGACAGGGTTATCACCGTAAACGGTATGGCCAAAGGTTTTGCCATGACCGGCTGGAGAATAGGGTATATTGGTGCTGCTAAATGGATTGTGGATGGAATAGACAAACTTCAGGGTCAGGTGACTTCAGGAACTAACCATATTGCTCAAAGAGCTTCGTTGGTAGCTTGGGATGACATGACAGCCGCTGAAACCATGAAAAGGGCTTATTTGTTAAGAAGGGATCTGGTAGTGGGCTTGTTGAAAGAGATTCCCGGATTTAAAGTGAATGTACCGGAAGGGGCATTTTATGCATTTCCTGACGTAAGTTATTATTTTGGAAAAACTGACGGAACAACCACCATAAATAACTCTGACGATCTATCGATGTGGTTGCTCGAGAAGTCATTTGTTGCCACTGTTGCCGGCTCCGGATTTGGTGCTCCAAATTGTATCCGTATTTCTACTGCGGCATCTGATGAAGCTCTCAAAGAAGCGGTCGGAAGAATCAAAACTGCGATTTTGACTTTGAAATAA
- a CDS encoding gliding motility-associated C-terminal domain-containing protein: protein MNKKLLLILVLAILAPLVSWATHLRAGEITATRVSSSQLTYKITLTTYTDQINGKPANDGQETVTFNFGFSTTKPEIYKVSRKKKFLINPATMCNVYDTTITFPAPGQYTISCGIVNRNERTINLPQPSENISFFVQTSININPSFGLNSTPVLLNIPIDSASLGSKFIHNPGAFDIDGDSLSYRLTTPKRDKGTDTGVGEFIEGYLDPSTVGPAPILNEAGSGPATFRIDPRTGDLIWDAPREIGQYNVAFIIEEWRKAPSGNYLKIGEIVRDMQIIVVESTNKRPLLEVPDEVCVEAGKRAEFEVKGKDQDDQSLKLTSSGGVYNLDASGLPIKFIEPEAATFKSTPANKLVTGTFAWNTNCLHVRDQPYDVLFKVEDSPGRFSTSLVDIKTMKITVLPPTPKDLVATEQETGVKLTWKAVTGCKTEGKILVYRKNGCSGLNPGECIAGMPADWGYTLLTSVNTSDTTYTDLSTEKGAIYSYRLVTEIPVNSFVKMQSSPSIEFCVGSEIKKGMNVITKVSIDKTDPQTGEITINWTKPIDFDSKIDKGPYAYKLLRTIGLGGESFELVHTQVTAFDGSVDTLFVDKGLNTKDNIYRYKVEFYTESEKLYSTSPQATSVRLDVSPEDKKLKLKWEANVPWKNDNQVHLIYREDKQKAGSFNLIKKLEVGGISSFTYIDEGKDTETDDGDISVEIQNKENYCYYVITRGLYEELPLLGLLQNASQIACGSPADNTPPCKPDLVGTPNGSGSGCEGLTAEDFCNNDVFVNKISWNAPASTGTGECRQDVISYSIFYSRYEDEEPRLIAVQDAALGTTFNHKRNSKDGFAGCYYISAKSNLGGESTMSNKICFDNCEDISFPNVFSPNGDGKNDTFSPMNCPAFINTISYDIFASTGLKVATGSESSLDWDGRDSNGKLLPTGVYYYLITVKFEKLSREGSIKTFKGYISLLR from the coding sequence ATGAACAAAAAACTACTCTTAATATTGGTTTTGGCTATTTTGGCACCTTTGGTATCCTGGGCCACACACCTGCGTGCGGGAGAAATAACCGCCACGAGGGTTTCTTCTAGCCAGCTCACCTACAAAATCACCCTTACCACCTATACTGACCAAATCAATGGTAAGCCCGCCAACGATGGACAGGAAACCGTTACTTTCAATTTTGGTTTTTCGACTACCAAACCGGAGATTTATAAAGTAAGCCGAAAAAAGAAATTCCTGATAAATCCTGCCACAATGTGCAATGTTTATGATACTACAATTACTTTTCCGGCACCTGGGCAATACACGATCAGTTGTGGAATCGTAAACCGAAACGAACGGACAATAAACTTGCCTCAACCGTCTGAAAACATCAGTTTTTTTGTACAAACCTCCATAAATATTAACCCGAGTTTTGGACTTAACAGTACTCCGGTTTTACTAAATATTCCTATAGACTCCGCCTCATTAGGCTCCAAATTTATTCATAATCCGGGGGCCTTTGACATTGATGGCGATAGCTTATCTTACAGGCTTACAACTCCCAAACGAGACAAGGGCACCGATACCGGTGTCGGAGAATTTATTGAGGGTTATCTTGACCCAAGTACCGTAGGTCCGGCTCCGATTCTTAATGAGGCAGGTAGTGGTCCGGCTACTTTCAGGATTGACCCCCGCACAGGTGACTTAATATGGGATGCTCCAAGGGAAATAGGGCAATACAATGTGGCTTTTATCATCGAAGAATGGAGGAAAGCCCCAAGTGGTAACTATTTGAAAATAGGGGAGATAGTAAGAGATATGCAGATTATTGTGGTGGAATCTACCAACAAAAGACCACTTCTGGAAGTACCCGATGAAGTATGTGTGGAAGCAGGGAAAAGAGCAGAATTTGAGGTGAAAGGTAAAGATCAGGACGACCAGTCATTAAAGCTTACCAGTTCAGGCGGAGTTTATAATCTTGATGCCAGTGGATTGCCAATAAAGTTTATAGAGCCCGAAGCTGCGACTTTTAAATCAACACCTGCCAATAAACTCGTAACAGGTACTTTTGCCTGGAATACCAACTGTCTTCATGTGCGTGATCAACCATACGATGTACTATTTAAAGTGGAAGATTCACCAGGGCGTTTTAGCACGTCTTTGGTTGATATTAAAACCATGAAAATCACCGTGTTGCCACCTACTCCGAAAGACCTGGTTGCTACTGAACAGGAAACAGGCGTAAAACTCACCTGGAAAGCAGTGACAGGATGTAAGACAGAGGGAAAAATTTTGGTTTATAGAAAAAATGGTTGCAGCGGTTTAAACCCTGGTGAATGTATTGCAGGTATGCCTGCTGATTGGGGATACACCTTGTTGACTTCGGTAAATACTTCAGACACAACTTATACCGATCTCAGTACCGAAAAAGGTGCAATTTATAGTTACAGATTGGTTACAGAAATACCGGTTAATAGTTTTGTGAAAATGCAAAGCTCGCCATCGATAGAGTTTTGTGTGGGTAGCGAAATTAAAAAAGGTATGAATGTAATTACCAAAGTTTCTATTGACAAAACCGATCCTCAAACAGGCGAAATTACTATCAACTGGACCAAACCTATTGATTTTGATTCAAAAATCGACAAAGGGCCTTATGCTTATAAACTTCTGAGAACCATAGGATTAGGGGGTGAAAGCTTTGAATTGGTTCACACTCAGGTGACTGCATTTGATGGCTCCGTTGATACTCTTTTTGTGGACAAGGGTCTAAATACCAAAGACAATATTTATCGCTACAAAGTAGAGTTTTATACAGAATCAGAAAAACTATACAGCACATCGCCTCAGGCTACTTCAGTTAGACTCGATGTGAGTCCGGAAGATAAAAAACTCAAACTTAAATGGGAAGCCAATGTGCCCTGGAAAAACGACAATCAGGTTCATTTGATTTATAGAGAAGATAAACAAAAAGCTGGTTCTTTTAATTTGATTAAAAAGCTGGAAGTAGGAGGAATTTCTTCTTTCACATATATCGATGAAGGTAAAGATACCGAAACAGATGATGGGGATATTTCGGTTGAAATTCAAAATAAAGAAAATTATTGTTACTACGTGATAACCCGGGGCCTATACGAAGAACTTCCGCTTTTAGGACTACTCCAAAATGCCTCTCAGATTGCTTGTGGTAGCCCAGCTGACAATACTCCTCCATGTAAGCCTGACCTCGTCGGAACTCCAAATGGCTCAGGCTCAGGTTGTGAGGGACTTACCGCTGAGGATTTTTGTAACAATGATGTATTTGTCAACAAAATCTCCTGGAATGCTCCGGCCTCAACAGGTACCGGGGAATGTCGGCAGGATGTGATTTCATACAGTATTTTTTATTCGAGATATGAAGACGAAGAACCCCGCTTGATTGCTGTTCAGGACGCCGCATTGGGTACAACTTTCAATCATAAACGTAATTCAAAAGATGGATTTGCCGGCTGTTATTATATTTCAGCAAAAAGCAATCTGGGTGGTGAAAGTACCATGAGTAATAAAATTTGTTTTGACAATTGTGAGGACATCAGTTTTCCAAATGTATTTTCACCCAATGGCGATGGCAAGAATGACACTTTTAGCCCCATGAATTGCCCGGCATTTATCAATACCATCTCTTATGATATTTTTGCTTCTACGGGCTTAAAAGTTGCCACCGGTAGTGAATCAAGTCTCGACTGGGACGGACGGGATTCAAACGGGAAGCTTTTACCCACAGGTGTTTATTATTACCTGATTACAGTAAAATTTGAGAAATTAAGCCGGGAAGGTAGCATCAAAACCTTTAAAGGATATATATCTCTTCTAAGATAA
- the greA gene encoding transcription elongation factor GreA gives MSFQYYTQEGYDNLKNKLHDLKTKGRREISQAIAEAKDKGDLSENAEYDAAKDAQGLMEGEISKLEVLMANARILDESTIDTSKVSLMNKVKIKNVKNGALMTYTLVAEEEADLKQGKISINSPFAKGLLGKEVGDKAQIQAPAGMVEVEVVEISM, from the coding sequence ATGTCATTTCAATATTATACACAGGAAGGATATGATAATTTGAAAAACAAACTCCACGACCTCAAAACCAAAGGCCGTAGAGAAATATCACAAGCCATAGCCGAAGCTAAGGACAAAGGTGACTTGTCTGAAAACGCCGAATATGATGCAGCTAAAGATGCTCAGGGACTGATGGAAGGCGAGATATCGAAACTTGAAGTTTTGATGGCCAATGCCAGAATTCTCGATGAGTCAACCATTGATACTTCGAAGGTTTCGCTGATGAATAAAGTAAAAATCAAAAACGTGAAAAACGGTGCTTTGATGACTTACACCCTGGTGGCCGAAGAAGAAGCCGACCTGAAACAAGGAAAAATTTCAATCAATTCGCCGTTTGCCAAAGGTTTACTGGGAAAAGAAGTTGGCGATAAGGCTCAGATTCAGGCTCCTGCCGGAATGGTGGAGGTTGAAGTCGTTGAAATATCGATGTAA
- a CDS encoding glycoside hydrolase family 3 C-terminal domain-containing protein, translating into MKKILLIVSAMAVSGLSFGQKAIYKDASAPVQQRIRDLISKMTLDEKVGQLNQVNGGVLTGPAVANDPGQQGKVKLLKEGKVGSFLNVVGAAQTKEVQRIAVEESRLGIPVLFGFDIIHGAKTIFPIPLAEASAWDTEGAFKAAEIAAKEASSMGLHWTFAPMMDVSRDPRWGRVMEGSGEDPYLQAQLAAARVKGFQGNFDENHVLATIKHFAIYGASEAGREYNTVDVSRYAAWNYYLPPYKAAVEAGAATVMNSFNLFEGEPASGNNYLVNDVLRGKWGFKGMIVSDWASFGEMMAHGYAANETEAAIMALKAGSDMDMESGVMRNTLAQSVKDGKVPEALLDAAVARVLELKFRLGLFDNPYKYHDEVKEKASLLTAENLAAARKAAANSMTLLKNTDNLLPLKSPKSILVLGHLAESQNDVLDFWKGLGDHKNTVTVLEGLKAKYPGATITFVKGVNRDGKLETGAEAQIKAAAKKADVIVATIGLYGDLAGEARSLGNPEPSKGQMDMLAAAKLTNKPLVVLVQAGRPMIITELMAKYNTILYTWIGGTQHGNAVADILSGEVNPSSKTVMSFPVSVGQIPVYYNHYNSGRPHKDGNEGPGDFWVSRYRDTPNEPLIPFGYGLSYSKFEYSDLSISKPEFNQNESVTVSVKVKNSSNVDGTEIVQLYIRDLVAQPVRPVKELKDFKRVAIKAGETARVTFELPATKLSFYDADGNTLLQKGDFKIMVGPNSRDLSEVKLVLK; encoded by the coding sequence ATGAAAAAAATACTTCTGATAGTATCGGCAATGGCTGTTTCGGGACTAAGCTTTGGTCAAAAAGCCATTTATAAAGACGCCAGTGCACCGGTACAGCAAAGGATCCGGGATTTGATTTCGAAAATGACTCTCGACGAAAAAGTAGGTCAGCTCAACCAGGTTAACGGTGGCGTATTAACCGGTCCGGCAGTAGCCAATGACCCCGGGCAACAAGGCAAAGTGAAGCTTTTGAAAGAGGGCAAAGTAGGCTCATTTCTTAATGTAGTAGGGGCAGCTCAGACCAAAGAAGTGCAACGTATCGCTGTGGAAGAATCTCGTCTGGGTATTCCGGTGTTGTTTGGATTTGATATTATTCACGGTGCCAAAACCATTTTTCCTATACCATTGGCCGAAGCCAGTGCCTGGGATACTGAGGGGGCATTTAAAGCAGCCGAAATAGCCGCCAAAGAAGCCTCGAGCATGGGATTGCACTGGACTTTCGCTCCTATGATGGATGTGTCACGTGACCCGCGTTGGGGCCGTGTGATGGAGGGCTCGGGCGAAGACCCTTACCTACAGGCTCAATTGGCCGCTGCCAGAGTGAAAGGTTTTCAAGGCAACTTTGACGAAAATCATGTGCTGGCTACTATCAAGCACTTTGCGATATACGGTGCATCAGAAGCCGGCAGGGAATACAACACCGTTGACGTAAGCCGCTATGCCGCATGGAATTATTATTTACCACCGTATAAAGCAGCCGTAGAAGCAGGGGCAGCAACGGTGATGAACAGCTTCAACCTATTCGAAGGTGAGCCGGCATCGGGCAACAATTATCTGGTAAATGATGTGCTTCGTGGCAAGTGGGGTTTTAAGGGTATGATTGTGTCAGACTGGGCTTCTTTTGGTGAAATGATGGCCCATGGCTATGCAGCCAATGAAACCGAAGCCGCCATAATGGCCCTCAAAGCGGGCTCAGATATGGACATGGAATCAGGTGTAATGCGAAATACTTTGGCTCAGTCGGTTAAAGATGGCAAAGTGCCGGAAGCATTGCTTGATGCTGCCGTAGCCAGAGTTTTGGAACTGAAATTTAGGTTGGGACTATTTGATAATCCTTACAAATACCACGATGAAGTCAAAGAAAAAGCCAGTTTATTGACTGCAGAAAACCTTGCAGCAGCCAGAAAAGCCGCCGCAAACAGTATGACTTTGCTGAAAAACACAGATAATCTCCTTCCGCTTAAATCACCAAAAAGTATTTTGGTTTTAGGGCATTTGGCTGAAAGTCAAAACGATGTTCTGGATTTCTGGAAAGGTTTGGGAGATCATAAAAATACGGTAACCGTGCTGGAAGGATTGAAAGCCAAATATCCGGGAGCAACGATCACTTTTGTGAAAGGTGTAAATCGGGACGGAAAGCTGGAAACCGGTGCTGAGGCTCAAATAAAAGCAGCAGCAAAAAAAGCCGATGTGATAGTGGCAACTATAGGTCTTTATGGAGATTTGGCAGGGGAAGCCCGCTCATTGGGTAACCCTGAGCCATCAAAAGGTCAAATGGATATGCTGGCAGCTGCAAAACTCACCAATAAGCCTTTGGTGGTGCTGGTGCAGGCAGGTCGCCCGATGATTATCACCGAATTGATGGCCAAATACAATACCATTCTTTATACCTGGATTGGCGGCACACAGCATGGAAATGCCGTGGCTGACATTTTGAGTGGCGAAGTAAACCCGAGCTCTAAAACCGTTATGTCGTTCCCGGTGTCGGTGGGTCAGATTCCGGTTTATTATAACCATTACAACAGTGGTCGCCCTCATAAAGATGGCAACGAAGGCCCGGGTGATTTTTGGGTTTCAAGATATCGCGATACCCCTAACGAGCCTCTGATTCCGTTTGGGTATGGTTTGAGCTATTCAAAATTTGAATACAGCGACCTTAGCATTTCGAAACCTGAATTCAACCAAAACGAAAGTGTGACCGTAAGCGTAAAAGTAAAAAACAGCTCAAATGTTGATGGTACCGAGATTGTGCAGCTTTACATCAGAGACCTTGTGGCTCAGCCGGTTAGACCAGTAAAAGAACTGAAAGATTTCAAACGGGTAGCCATAAAAGCCGGAGAAACCGCTAGGGTTACTTTTGAGCTTCCTGCCACCAAACTCAGCTTTTATGATGCCGATGGCAACACTTTACTCCAAAAAGGCGACTTCAAAATCATGGTGGGTCCCAACTCCCGAGACCTGAGTGAAGTGAAGCTGGTGTTGAAGTGA